The window TTTGTTAACTAGAACTACACATAACCAGACAGTTTTGCtatcttctccttttcctcacTACTTCTCTCTAAGCTGCAACTAGCTGATGACTTCTTTCACTTTTTCAGGTGGAGGATCTGCCCAGACACGTTCCCCAGCAGCCGAGATTACCGAGAATCAGCGTCATGCCATCGGCAGGGAGAGCGGGGCGCTCCCATTGTAACTTCTCCCTCAAATAAGTCCGACTGTAGTAAAAGTTTATGTACCGGCCCGTCGGGTTACCCTCTGTGCATGGAACACTTTGAGCGCCTCGTCCTGTTCCACCTCAAAATATTTACTTTACAACACACTGCAGCACACTTCTATCCAGGTTACGGTTCTAGGCTGTGCGTGGAGGAAAGCCCCACCAGATCtaacctcccgcacaagctctaCTAACCAACTACTAATCATTCACTTGCTTTCAGGATGTGAGAAGGGAACAGACACCAGTGCTGGACAGCTGATCGTAGCCACGATGTAGAAAATATCTATTATGATCCAATTTATTACCAACGTTTGATTCAATAATTAAATTCCTTTTGCATCGTGGCTATGATTGTTTCACTCATCATGCCATGTACTTTATTATTATATGGTTTTGTAGTTTGCATTTGAATTCTGAACGGAACGACAAAGAGTAAATATGGTTTTATATGGGAACATATGTTTATTTGTTCATATTTATAAAACGTCAAAATACAAATTTGTGCTAACTGCATTAAACAAAGTGTTTCCCGCCATGCATTTTAGCCCCTCTAGTCTCATCTTAGATGTAAATATCTCcgtataaaaaacaacattgttagTTTTTATGAAAATATCCCTTTTGTTGTGACATTAGTAGTGCCATGTGACACATTATTAGTGACATGTGACACATTATTAGTGCCATGTGACACATTATTAGTGACATGTGACACATTATTAGTGACATGTGACACATTAGTAGCGCCATGTGACACATTAGTAGTGCCATGTGACACATTAGTTGTGCCATGTGACCAGGGCTCTCACTCATTTCGGTTGATTGGTTACTCCGGCCGTATCgtccgcacccccccccccccccccttgtcggCTGTAGTGTCCAAAAATGTCCCTCCCAGGTATCTTAaaaacttgagagccctgatGTGACGGCTGTAAACCTGCCCGAGGGAACTGACTGACTAAAGATGGGTGCTGCGGACGGCCGCTGACAAACTGTCGGCTTCACCTTCACAGGTGGGACCGTCTGTGCTGGGAACCTGGTTTAGGCCCGTCGGCAGCTCAGAGGAGGACTGCAGTCGGTTCCTGGTCAGGTATCGGCTGCAGGAGCAGAACGTGTGgtagaaagaggaagagaggccGGCGATATCTGTGGAGATGTAGGGAAGGACCTCTGGAGACGCCTGGTTATAGTAACTGATCTGAAAGTAATAATGGGGGAGTTTGTTTTGATTGTAGTAATACACACTTTGATCGGCTATAGTGACTATTGGTCTCACCAGTGACATGTTATTGCTGGTCTCCACGATGGTGAAGCCAGCACACAGAACCTCTCCTCTGTTGTAGCCTTCAGAGGGCGGGTACGTGGGCAGGGACACGGAGCGCAGCGCGATGACATACGGATCTCTGAGGAAGGAAAACATAACAATCCACAGGTGATCCTGGAGGAATAGCGGtgtatgacctttgacctgtcaTTCTACTGACCCGCTGCCACACGGCTTTCTCTTTGAAGCCAACAAGATGAAGTCCTGCAGAATCCCTTCTCCCTGATGGGCTGAGGTTGGGGCACCTCCTGCTCCCCGACTCACCGATGGGGTCACCACTCGATACAGGAAGTCATCATCGTCCACCCGGTGAATCAGCTCACATTTTCTGATTGCAGAAACACAGAGATACTGCTGacagggctgcagagagacgggagaTGAAGGAAACTTCTAGCCAGGCTGCATCCAAAGCGAACACGGTCCTACCAGCTCTTCTAAAGCTCTAATTAACACGTTATGTCTAGTGGCTTAAATCTGGACAAAAGCTAAATGTCAAAACTACAGTTATGGTTTTACAGGGGCTTTTGTCACAAATGAGGACGTGGCCACTCAACCACTTTAccccatttaaaatgaatataagaAAACATAATGCGAGCTACCTGAGCTCTATGTAGAGAATACTTTCCCCCTGCTTGATGACCTTACACTTCAAAGGTTTTCTGACATGTCTCACTGGGCTATGAACACCCTGACCTGTATCTCCAGTTGGCAACACTGGAATACCCTGCCAGAAACCAAAGTCCAGACTAAATCAAACAAATTCAGCGATTTGGGCATTCAACATTCATCCCTTCTGCACAGATTATGAACCAAATCCAAAAAAACACTATCTGGATTCTCAGCATCTTTCGGGTATTTTTctgcaactgtgtgtgtgtgtgtgtagaagaaTTACTGATAATGTGTGTCCCAGCTCGGCCTGTTGCTCAGCTCAGCCAGCAGACAAAAGGCTCTGTGAGCAGGAACATCCACCTCCGACTCCACCCTGAAGCTCAACGTGGACTTCTGCTCCATGGTGTAAAGACGGACCTGGGAACAAACAATCCCCATAAACATCcaacatttgcatttgcatcCATGCATTTGCCTTTTCTAGTcctctgaccactcaaagctctttaacgCCACATGTCATCATTCCATACGCAGTAACGTTCAAGCCAGTGCAGGCTAACCAATAGAAGGAAATGGGGCGCCGcaacaaatatattattaaattataaaaattgtcaatatttatgtttttgaaaaatggaATGTACTCAGTAATAGTTGTATATATATGATATCAGTGCAAAAGTCATTGTTTTCCTGCACATCCTGTCTTCATGGGGGTTCTAGCTGCGCCTCATGATTGCCGCGGGTCTGAGAAGCATTTTAACCAATTGGTGACTAAATGGAAGAATGTGTGACATAtaatttagccaatcagcgtccttAAACAGACTCGGCCTGGGGCAACATTGGTCTTTCCCTGAGCTTGCGCGTTCTTGTCCAGGCTGGTATCAACACATCCTGGGCGAAGTAAAGAGACCATATTTTATCACCTTCAAGCAGACGAAACGACTGACATGTATAGAGTGCAGTTTATATCCTACTGATTACCattaaatatatactgtatattatgttgAATTGTCTGTGAGGGTGACAAAAATAAGAGCGTCAAAGTATTATTTACTGGGGTTTTTCATGTTGGCATGAAtactaaatatttaactgcaaagtcgtaatgtgtttttgatacAATAAATCaacctgggatgtttgctgaaatggaTTTGATTTTCCACCAGCCCCACTGATTCAAACCCAATAATACACCACAAGCAGGGACCAGTTTAGTGTGTTACCCAAAGACACATCGACATGGACCAACGCAGCCGGGGATTGAACTGTCGCACCTGTGGTCACATGAAAAAATAGATCACAAAACCCCCGTTGGATACCTCGTCTTTCTCAGAGCTGAGTCGCCAGTGGGTTCTAGCAGCCAGCATCTTCACAGCAGAAACATTGTTGTAGCTCAGATacacctgaaaacacacacacgcacaatgtataagcaaacagacacagcagcaTGCGCTATGCACGACTTTAACACTGGGCTCATGCTGCTCCTCTGCGCcgaggacacacacagtgacacaagGACAAAACAATCAACAATGATAACAATCACAGCAAGAATAGCCCGGTTCTTCATGTAGCCCGGTAGTAGGAACTAAACAGTTGGTTGAATGTTGACATTCAAATACTTTAAAGTTGGTTTGTTTGGACAGTGGCAGAAAAATATCCAGTTACACAAATGTTATTATCGTACTATTAGTCTAATTAGTTTCCACTAATTGTTATGAGACCAAAGAATTATAAGAAAGCAGatgtcataataataataaacatgtttttgtcaatgaaaatactaaaattcatttaagaaattaataaaataaaaaattagagTAATTTTAAAAGGATTTCGGGAAATTCGGGAAGGTTAGGTTTTTAGACTTGACTTAAACTAACTTAAACAAAGTCAGACATGAATTAAAAACTATCGCATGCTTTGGAAAAACTAGCGTCAGAACTGGTGGTGATTAATGGTCTCATCACTCCTGCTCTCGGAAATGTTCCAATGACTTTGGACCGCGGAGGCATGATTACCTGCACCGTGTTATTAACCAGGTCTAATCTGAACGTTGATGAAGCTTTTAGTGGAACAGTTTCACCAAACTGTTTAAACTCAGATATCAAATCAAACGCCCCTCAGAAAGTTTGGCTCATgtaaaatctaaaaataaaaaccaacatCTTTATACAGAGTGAAGCTAATGAAACATCttggttagtgtgtgtctttatctATCGCTGACCACTGTAACTGCTCATCTCATCaaaaagaaaactcaaataAGATTAGTGTATGGACGCTGCAGTTATATGGAAGATCTGACATGTAATGTGGACATCGGACACACAGCACGCACTACTGGATTAATTCCATCCCTGATGTGTTATGATGCACAAATGTCAGGCACGGTGCCAGATGAATAAACAGCTGAGTGGGATTCTGCTCTCTTTGTTTGGAGGATAGAGGGAGACACAGCTGCTGCACATCGACACTTTTCTACTGTTCTCCACCGAGACGACACCACCATGGTGTCCACCACACCATCTGAACTGCGGTCTCCCCCCATACTGCATGTCCCTCCGTTGGCTCTAGTTTGGACGCACTCAGAGCTGAGACGCTCAAAGCGTTCAGTCTACAAGGTTTTATGAGCATGTCTTCATGGTTTATGATCACCCGTATTCCTGCAGACGTAGAAGGCATCCAGTTGTTAATAAACAACTCAAAGAAACGTTTCCCCCGTTGGTCCTGGTTTTAGTGATCCCTGTGTCTCCGTGGACCagttgaggggggagggggctctGTCTTTTGAATCCATCACCAGGAAAGtattcctaaacctaacaaagTCATGTTGTTACCTGGTTTCTGGGGTCCCAGGGGACAGACAGGGGGACCTCTCCCTGCGTACGTGAGATGATGTACTTTCTGAAACAACAAAGGGAAAGCTTAGTGTCAGAACTGGCTGATATCTACTCAGGTATCCCCTCATCGTGTGACCACTAGCTGCACAGTACATGTTTCCCTTCCTGCCTTTAGCGCGGCGGCCGGTGTGATGCATGTTCCCACTCTGTGCTGCATATTGACATTTCTGTGGATTTTGCGCTTTCCTGAAAAGTCAAGTTAAAAAGCTGAGAAAGTACTTCCTCTTCACAGTCACGGGCAGATAGTTTACCTGTCCAGTCGTATCTTCTTCCTGGCTGTGGCCTCTTGaaacctcctccccccttcctgtgATGAAAGACATtgagggacagacagactcAGACAGAGAAAAGTCCAGGTTCATTAAATACATCCCTCCTTAACGTGGAGTATAAACATGTCCACAAAATACATTCAGGTTCAGAAACAGCTATAGCTGCTTTATTTGactgtgaaacaaaacaaatgcttaAAGGAAACAATTGATGGACGTGTGTCACAATCTGGTAAAACTGATCTCTCGCTGTGTGCCTTTTAGTTTCTATCAGTGTCAGTGAGCGGGACTCACTGATTGGctcacagcttcctctctgctctaACCAGGCGGCTACAGCTGATATGCCGCCCCCCCTTCAGCGTGGTCACCattcattcacccattcataggCTGACGACCAGAGAACATACGCGAGATGCCACCTGCACATCAGCAACCATTGGACtaattgtaagtcgctttggatgaaagcgtcagctaaatgacatgtaatgtgaccAACATTCATTCATAAGTTGTCTTTAAATTGGGTTGTAACAAAGTACATGTTTCAACAGTTCTCTCGTTGTATTTTATGGTTTCATCTCCATGAAAAAAGGGTCAAATAGGATTTTGTGCTCCTGCGGTCATTTAAATGCAATTCCTGGTGCTGTCAGGTTGCTGCTGGACCTCCTGTTGGAACCAGTGGGATTGTGGTTTGGACGGGAATCCCTGCTTGAACAAATATGCTTAAAGAAGCACCGTCTTTCCAGAGGTGAAAGACCTGCTTGAGGCTTTAAGAGGTTAGACTCACCAAGGGTTCAGGTCGTATCCGCGGTAACGTGCATGGCCTCCCGTGGTCGTCCAGCACCTCAAAGGTCATGAAGGCCGAGTTAATGTGCCGGTTAGGCCCTTCCTCGTGGTAGGCCTCGGCTCGCACCCCCACCTCCatgctgcagcacacacacagtcagcctTTTTGCATATCGTTTGCTTATTTTACTTTGTTGGGACACACGGTACCTGTTTTTGAATGCGTTATTGACTATAGCCCTGAGCAGCAGTCTGTCTCCAACGTGAGAAGGTCCCCTGAAGGTGAACATGTCGATGGTGCGCAGAGTCGGGTGAGCCTGACAGAGTCGACTGCAACGAGGAAGACGTATATACCATAAGTAGAGTAATGAAGGAGACCGTTATGTCTCTAGACCGGCTCCAAATAACGCATTCCAAACGCGCGTGGGACCGTACCTGGCAGCAATTGTAGCTACATTCACCATCCACGCCATGATCTGCCCCCCAAACGTGTTCACCTGGTATTCAGATAGAGGGAAGTGATGACACACCCTGAATACACACTGATTGCACGAGATGGATCATGTATCGTTGACAAATAGAATACATCAGTATCGACCTGGTGGTTAGCATGTGTGGGTAAGACCAGCTCCACACTCTCCACCTGGGTCTTCTCTGCTGCCACCGCATTGCCCGCTGCACAGTTGtcagctgaaacacacacacacacaggtgataGAGAGTCACTGGAGGGTCCACACCACTCACACTGTTGTCCCAGCTTGTCCAAGGCTGGATTGCAATGCATTTTTTCCAAAAGTTGATCTCAGCCAACAAAGTTCCCGTTCACTCCCGGATGTACAAACGTTGGAACAAAACTCTTCACCGCCGCGGAGTCACACAGTAGGGGGCGCTGCTCGAGAAAACTCCTTCAACAACTCCAAACTCAGTGCAGTAACGGCTTCATCAGGGGCAAACGGCTACGGCGGCGTGCCTCACACCCACCCTGCAGGACGGAGGCGTGGGAGAGGAGatctttgatgatgtcatcgtgcAGCATCCTGACCCTGCGTCGCTCAGCCGCCACGCTGTACTCCACCTGCTCTTTCTCAGTGTGAGGTACAATGACCTTCAAGATCACCTGTGATAGATGTTAGTACATATGTCAGAAAcaatagcacacacacacacacacaaacacacacacggcccaaATCGATCACACAGGCTGTTGCAACTCAGCAGGCGGGTTGAACATCCGTTCCAGAGCACACTGTACCTTTTTCCCGGTGTTTGTGCGCTGGGTAACAAAGGTGGCGTAGGCGTCACAAACCCTCCAGTGCCGATCCAAGAACAGGTCCTCGCAGCTCACCTGGACCCCCACCTGGGTTGGAACACACCGGGGAAGAGCTACAGTGAAGCATTCGTTAGCTTGTAGCTAGCACGTGCCAAGGTGTCTCTATGTCCCGGTCTAAGGACGGACTGCGTTCACAAGTGAGGAACAAAAGAGAAGCAAGTGTCATGGTGTCCAGGAATGCTAGAATATAGAGCAGGAACACAATGCAAGGTGATCTCACCTCCATGCTGGTGTTAAAGGCTCTGTTGACCTTTGCCTTGATGTTCACCACCTGACCCACactgaacagagagagagaggaagagagacagttacctgtactcacacacacacacacacacacacacacacacgtgtctctgTAGACGCACTCCCTGTTACCTGATTGTATGTTCGAAGTGGATGTCATCCATGGAGGCGGTGACACAGGGACATCCAGCATGCCGCTCGGCTGCGCATGTGAAAGAGACACGTCATCATGTCCCGCCTCCTGGTTATTCACGGGTTAATATTGatggagtcacacacacacacacacacacacacacacacacagagccctcACCGGAGAGGCAGGCGCAGGAGTCTATCCACTTGAGCAGCTGACCCACACTCAGCTCCTGTCTGTGGTTGCTGTGACACGGCATCACGATCTGACTCATTTTGACCTCTGTCGGGTTGacactcttttcttcttcttcttcttcttcttcagcctccTCATCTGTGTTCTCCACATCACCGGACACTCTGGAACTCATCTTCAAAGCTGAGGGGAGAACGGTTTCTTAGCATGAGCTGGGTTTACATTTTGTTAGACGTTTATCTCGTTCAGCTTGAAGACGAATAATGAATGACTCTTTAACGTGCACGGTTTGAGGGCTTCGCCCTTGTGGGATAAGATTGATAACAATAGTTTGGGCTCATTTGATGATTCATGATTAACAAACAGTGTATACAAAGTGCTCAGCATGTGCAGGTTAGGTGGTATATGACAATGGTTGGTCCATTAGACACCCCTACTACATCATTAACATATTTAAGTCATGGCATGGAATCCAGGTGCTGATGGGTCAGTTGGGCTCCTGTAGTCCATCCCGGACGTCCTTTTGGTCAAAGCAGCACTTTGACTGTTACCAGCAGGGAGCGCTCCCTCCTACTGAACCGACTGATCTAAATCAGTTCTGCTTCTGCCTCCGGCGATGACACATCGGGTCAATGATGgccacatacatgcacacacgcacacacatacatgcctGCAACAGCTTCCTGTGCAATGACTCATCTTCTCCAGAACAAGTCTCACACGGCGCTTAGTTTTAACGTTCCACGTGTAAATGTGCACGCTGGGTGCTGATGTCCCAGAACGCAGCTGTGCATCCGTGTTAGCTGTGGAGGCTAAACATCTGGAGTGAGACGAGCGTAGAAGCTGGTTTCTAGTTCCGCCACATGAGCGTCACACACCTCGGGACCCACAGACGTCGCTTCGGACAACGTAACTTCTACTccgtaaaacattttattttatattcattcgGAAGCTGCAAACGCCGCAGCTTATTTGAGTAAACGTGGACTTAAAGGAAAGTTTAACGCTTCAACTTGGACGTTTAATCTTCCTCCACAGCGCAGCTCACTTACCTGCCAGCGACCTGAAGAAGGATCGAGCCAGATGCCGGAAACAAGAGAGTTCCGGTagaacctttcaaaataaaaaaactcctTAATGAATACTAAACATTCACAAAGCATAACCGCGTTCTCTACTCggatttgttttaatataaaagtgaaataattaCAGGTGGGATATATTTAGTCCactatttaaaatgttacaggGCATCACATGACGGGTAGATAGACACAAACCAGCAACACAAGCATTTTTTGAATTTTAATACAGTATTGGCTTATTGTTTTTGAGGGGTCAGGATGTGAGTTTTCTAAATAATAGCCATTAATCCCAAGTATAGGTGATTGGGGCGGACGGACCTGGATGGAGTCCTTTGGGGCCTGCTGGTCTTTGGGAGGTTATTCCATGAGAAGGAGCCGGCTTTGGAAAAGTTCCACTCAAAGGTTGCTGTGCTGATGGAAGCCGGATGGTTTATATACCTGCTCCCCAAACAAAAGACTTATTGCTTCAGTGTTGTTTTGTGACTTTGGAATCCCTAAGGATTTTCATTCTTTACTTGTCTCAAATGTCTCCATTTGAGTTCATCTTGGTTCACGCGATGTGCTGTTTGAATGGTCATTTCCAGTTGAAGTGGTCCTTTAATGTTACGGACAGAACACTTAAATGTCATAATCACACAGTGATCTATTATAGAAATAAGAAGTCTCTAGTGCACCGAGTGAAgtaaaaaaatggaatttaaACTTGaaaaaataagattttaatcaGAGAATCTAAAATCTGTGACTAACCTTAacccaattaaaaacaaagaatgaaaatatatattttaattgaaGATTCGAGAACTAAATTAGTTATGATTCAACCCCAAAatactttatttgtattttaaatacattgttttatatacatattttttaatggTAAAGAACAAAACTCAAACTTGTAggttccattttctttttcaaatgatccAAACTTTCAGCGAAATAAAAGTTCAATATTTTGAACAGAACATTTTTTATTCCTCAAAGCGGCTGAACGTATTGACATTAAAATAGTTACTGCTGCATCTTCACATGATACACTACTAGTGTGTCATCGTCAGCTCTGAGGATGAACATCTCTCAGAACAGGGATGAAGGTGTTGTGTTAATAATATCATtttatgttaaaaataaatgttttgtcttaGTCACAGTAGTTCAAGAAATATTACTATATTATTACTATAATATAGTAATATTTACTATATTACTATATAATATTAACATTAATATATGTAATATTACCATATAATATTACAGACTATTGCCAGAGTCTGACGTGTAACTTAGATCTTCGACCTTGAAGCTTCTGAATTATATAATTTGGAGGCAGAGAAGCAGTTCTCTGAGCAGCAGCTTGACACttgatgattttatttttctaacagAACAAAAGAACTGATGTTCAATGTGTACAGTCAGgcatggaaacaaaaaaagcgaCTCATTCAGAATAAGAGTTAGTTTATTGAGTGAGTTTGCACAGTTGCAACCacagatggagggatggagtcAAGTGTGTAAAAAAGAGTTTTCTATTTTCAGTCTGACGAATTATCCTGTTTGGATTTGTGACCCAAACCAACACGCATACTTGACGGACGACTCACTGCCCAGACACACACGGTGCTGTGTGTAGTCCTACACAGCCCCATGCAGGTACAGTGCCAGGAACTTGCTGAAGACTTCAGGCTTGTATCCTGTCAGACCAGCTGGTACCTGCAGGGAGACACACAACCGCCAATCAGAACCCGTTTCCAGGAAAAAACAAACGGTAAATCCATATTTATTTTGACAAGTAAGAATGACAAGTGGATCATGTGTTCTAGACACCTAAAGACAGCGCATGCTGTATTAAGGTTACTTTCCCCCCTTAAGCGTTCTCACACACAACTTCATTTCAGCTCGATGACCAAACAACTATGAAGGAACGCAACGTATAGCGGAATATGTAGTAAACAAAGATATGCTCAATAAACCAGCATGTTCATTATTTCAGATTCTTCAAAGTAGCCACCTTGTGCTTCGATGCAGCTCTGCACACTCTGCATTCTTTCAGTGAGCTTCACAGTCACCTGGATGCTTCTCCATTAACAGCGGTGCTCATTTGAGTTTCTT is drawn from Gasterosteus aculeatus chromosome 3, fGasAcu3.hap1.1, whole genome shotgun sequence and contains these coding sequences:
- the LOC120816452 gene encoding acyl-coenzyme A thioesterase 11, whose translation is MSSRVSGDVENTDEEAEEEEEEEEKSVNPTEVKMSQIVMPCHSNHRQELSVGQLLKWIDSCACLSAERHAGCPCVTASMDDIHFEHTISVGQVVNIKAKVNRAFNTSMEVGVQVSCEDLFLDRHWRVCDAYATFVTQRTNTGKKVILKVIVPHTEKEQVEYSVAAERRRVRMLHDDIIKDLLSHASVLQADNCAAGNAVAAEKTQVESVELVLPTHANHQVNTFGGQIMAWMVNVATIAASRLCQAHPTLRTIDMFTFRGPSHVGDRLLLRAIVNNAFKNSMEVGVRAEAYHEEGPNRHINSAFMTFEVLDDHGRPCTLPRIRPEPLEGGRRFQEATARKKIRLDRKYIISRTQGEVPLSVPWDPRNQVYLSYNNVSAVKMLAARTHWRLSSEKDEVRLYTMEQKSTLSFRVESEVDVPAHRAFCLLAELSNRPSWDTHYQKCELIHRVDDDDFLYRVVTPSVSRGAGGAPTSAHQGEGILQDFILLASKRKPCGSGDPYVIALRSVSLPTYPPSEGYNRGEVLCAGFTIVETSNNMSLISYYNQASPEVLPYISTDIAGLSSSFYHTFCSCSRYLTRNRLQSSSELPTGLNQVPSTDGPTCEGEADSLSAAVRSTHL